Proteins encoded together in one Archaeoglobus neptunius window:
- a CDS encoding M48 metallopeptidase family protein yields MEQSTNQNQHGEEVGVMKYPSLRSLKRKLVEMLRRELKSNVSFYSRLLGGKYGRIFIKMQKTKWASCSSKANLSFNLASLALPEKLREYIVIHELTHLLEARHTKAFWDTVGFYYPEYEEAEEELKKYWVFVERNEVWKRLRWVR; encoded by the coding sequence ATTGAGCAATCAACAAATCAAAATCAACATGGTGAAGAGGTAGGAGTTATGAAGTATCCCAGCCTCAGGAGTTTGAAAAGGAAGCTTGTGGAGATGCTAAGGCGAGAGCTTAAAAGCAACGTATCCTTCTACTCAAGACTTCTCGGTGGGAAGTACGGCAGAATTTTCATCAAAATGCAGAAGACGAAGTGGGCGAGCTGCTCATCCAAGGCGAATCTGAGCTTCAACCTCGCTTCGCTTGCATTGCCGGAAAAACTGAGGGAGTACATTGTGATACATGAGCTTACGCATCTGCTGGAGGCGAGGCACACAAAAGCCTTCTGGGATACTGTGGGATTCTACTATCCCGAGTACGAGGAGGCTGAAGAAGAACTCAAAAAATACTGGGTATTCGTTGAGAGGAATGAAGTTTGGAAAAGGTTGAGGTGGGTTAGATAG
- a CDS encoding type II toxin-antitoxin system VapC family toxin, with the protein MEELVGSKISVITLLEFLRYFKDERKRRDLKDLLEALFKVVEIDNDVLLTYCELYSKLKEGGEMIDDADLIIASSAIAKMQPSCNFGIKM; encoded by the coding sequence ATCGAAGAACTTGTTGGAAGCAAAATTTCAGTTATAACACTGCTGGAGTTTTTGAGGTATTTTAAAGACGAGAGGAAAAGGAGAGATTTGAAAGATTTGCTTGAAGCCCTTTTTAAGGTCGTGGAAATTGACAATGATGTTCTACTCACCTATTGCGAGCTTTACAGCAAGTTGAAAGAAGGGGGAGAGATGATTGACGATGCAGACCTAATTATTGCTTCATCTGCCATTGCCAAGATGCAACCTTCATGTAACTTCGGGATTAAAATGTAG
- a CDS encoding AbrB/MazE/SpoVT family DNA-binding domain-containing protein, with protein sequence MPKVKTSVKGQIVIPKEIRDALGIKPGSILNIRVEDKKIIIEPAPSPPEVFVELGEESEKILRESRKVDEERIKRLLRDLGVESGG encoded by the coding sequence ATGCCAAAAGTGAAAACATCCGTCAAAGGGCAGATCGTTATACCCAAGGAAATAAGGGATGCACTGGGAATCAAGCCGGGAAGCATCCTGAATATTCGCGTGGAGGATAAGAAAATAATAATAGAGCCAGCTCCCTCTCCACCAGAAGTCTTTGTAGAACTTGGCGAAGAATCTGAAAAAATTCTGCGGGAATCAAGGAAAGTTGACGAGGAAAGAATAAAGAGGTTGCTGAGGGATCTGGGTGTCGAAAGCGGTGGTTGA
- a CDS encoding AAA family ATPase, which produces MMLVDVSVWEVKREGENIIIGFDGASGGGKTTLVNKLAEILEREGYNVGVVQEVVRGVFEEFQKRYGFNNLTELRASSRIAEFQKLCLWEQYLQEELMMDEHDIVLSDRTLFGNEFFTLLYCNKDSKALNEYFSKLDELLRVRKLTHGKIYDAVVIVHPLPPEIDVDDGFRSTDLPYREVQTFTIRQLAKAYVDRIIELETADLWERVNLVKPLIDYLVVETLI; this is translated from the coding sequence ATGATGTTGGTTGATGTTTCAGTTTGGGAAGTAAAAAGAGAAGGGGAAAACATAATAATAGGCTTTGATGGGGCTTCAGGAGGGGGCAAAACCACGCTTGTGAACAAGCTTGCAGAGATCCTTGAGCGAGAGGGCTACAATGTTGGAGTTGTTCAGGAAGTCGTCAGAGGCGTTTTCGAAGAGTTTCAGAAAAGATATGGATTTAACAACCTTACAGAGTTGAGGGCAAGCTCCCGAATTGCAGAATTTCAAAAGCTATGTTTGTGGGAACAGTATTTGCAAGAAGAGCTTATGATGGATGAGCACGATATAGTTCTCAGCGATAGAACTCTTTTCGGCAATGAATTCTTTACCCTGCTTTACTGTAATAAAGATTCTAAAGCTCTAAACGAATATTTCAGCAAACTGGACGAGCTCTTAAGGGTTAGGAAGCTAACGCATGGGAAAATCTACGATGCTGTTGTAATCGTCCACCCATTACCTCCTGAAATCGATGTTGATGATGGGTTCAGATCAACAGATCTACCTTACAGAGAGGTTCAAACCTTCACGATAAGGCAGCTTGCAAAAGCATATGTTGATCGCATAATAGAGCTGGAAACGGCGGATCTGTGGGAGAGGGTTAACTTGGTTAAACCTCTTATTGATTATCTTGTTGTTGAAACGTTGATCTAA
- a CDS encoding DUF2283 domain-containing protein, which produces MAEEVKKIVDAVPKLLDFPTGKFHVDYDKEADVLYISFERPQKATETEVTDEGILLRYRENKLVGITILNASRFKVKA; this is translated from the coding sequence ATGGCAGAAGAAGTAAAAAAGATAGTCGATGCAGTTCCCAAGCTTTTAGATTTTCCTACGGGAAAATTTCACGTTGATTACGATAAGGAAGCTGACGTTCTTTACATAAGTTTTGAGAGACCTCAGAAGGCTACCGAAACAGAAGTTACAGATGAGGGCATTCTGTTGAGATACAGAGAAAACAAGCTTGTTGGAATAACGATCCTTAATGCGAGCAGATTTAAAGTTAAAGCATAA
- a CDS encoding nucleotidyltransferase domain-containing protein, with amino-acid sequence MSSKERVETLTFILERETVGVEETATLLGRSKGFVSQFFSLLEEEGILKKIGRRYRVLRSPNVRAIKILLNIARITEVLERHRKVWMVSVGIYGSFAKGENTEGSDLDIWIVVDRYPEEREIARVERKISEETGKQTHLLILTKERIDRLRREDPVFYCELLNSFVIWGEGLEF; translated from the coding sequence ATGTCGAGTAAAGAGAGGGTTGAGACTCTAACCTTTATACTTGAAAGGGAAACTGTTGGTGTTGAGGAAACAGCCACCTTACTCGGAAGAAGTAAAGGTTTCGTGTCGCAATTTTTCAGTTTGCTGGAAGAGGAGGGCATTCTGAAAAAGATTGGAAGGAGATACAGGGTTTTGAGATCGCCAAATGTTAGAGCTATCAAAATACTGCTGAACATTGCAAGAATTACTGAGGTTCTTGAAAGGCACAGAAAGGTGTGGATGGTAAGTGTGGGAATTTACGGAAGCTTTGCAAAGGGTGAAAACACAGAAGGTAGCGATTTAGATATCTGGATAGTGGTTGACAGATATCCAGAAGAGAGAGAAATTGCAAGGGTTGAGAGGAAAATTTCAGAAGAAACTGGAAAACAGACCCATCTGCTTATTCTCACCAAAGAAAGAATAGACAGGTTGAGAAGGGAGGATCCAGTTTTCTACTGTGAACTCCTAAATTCGTTTGTTATTTGGGGGGAGGGTCTTGAATTTTGA
- a CDS encoding ribbon-helix-helix domain-containing protein, which produces MARIVVEVGATIKDKLRELIEHGYYKTESEIVREALRKFLMQVNKRNENGSFIDADADAEVFSGSDAE; this is translated from the coding sequence ATGGCAAGAATTGTTGTAGAAGTGGGAGCTACTATCAAGGATAAGCTTAGGGAACTCATTGAGCACGGCTACTACAAAACGGAATCAGAGATCGTGAGGGAAGCATTGAGGAAGTTCTTGATGCAGGTGAATAAACGCAACGAAAACGGATCTTTCATAGATGCAGATGCCGATGCAGAGGTTTTCTCAGGGAGTGATGCCGAATGA
- a CDS encoding PIN domain-containing protein, whose amino-acid sequence MSKAVVDTGVFVEYIDRKAPYHEAAKAIVNSLGQLEIVLPSITLTEICYVSARIFMAAGVENALEKSVKFVEWLYSHPAVSVVDSLTLNIEAAKLKLQYGIALADCYVLALSKLEKCKAVFRKREKEMPEEIEMDFDVMFLEDYVEVF is encoded by the coding sequence GTGTCGAAAGCGGTGGTTGATACAGGCGTTTTCGTGGAGTATATAGATAGAAAAGCTCCATACCATGAAGCGGCAAAGGCAATAGTTAATTCACTTGGGCAGCTTGAAATAGTTCTCCCCTCAATAACTCTTACAGAAATCTGCTACGTTTCCGCACGTATATTCATGGCTGCAGGGGTGGAAAATGCCCTCGAAAAATCAGTGAAGTTCGTGGAATGGCTCTACAGCCATCCGGCGGTAAGTGTTGTGGATAGCTTAACTTTGAACATAGAGGCGGCGAAATTAAAGCTGCAGTACGGTATTGCACTCGCTGATTGTTATGTGCTCGCACTATCAAAACTTGAGAAGTGTAAAGCGGTATTCAGAAAAAGAGAAAAAGAAATGCCTGAAGAGATTGAGATGGATTTTGACGTTATGTTTCTTGAGGATTATGTAGAGGTGTTTTAA
- a CDS encoding DUF365 domain-containing protein has translation MLGEAKIKRVILSENPMQFFETFGDRIFLTKEELKEYIKSQERWRRRESKKKRLWMVIELEGIKKHDKPIKPKRFVSVGGQYLRE, from the coding sequence TTGTTGGGGGAGGCAAAGATAAAGAGGGTTATCCTTTCCGAGAATCCAATGCAATTCTTTGAAACTTTCGGAGACAGAATTTTCCTGACAAAAGAAGAGCTGAAAGAGTACATTAAATCACAGGAGAGATGGAGGAGAAGAGAAAGCAAGAAAAAGAGGCTCTGGATGGTAATTGAACTGGAAGGTATAAAGAAGCACGACAAGCCAATCAAGCCGAAGAGGTTTGTGTCAGTTGGAGGGCAGTATTTGAGAGAGTGA
- a CDS encoding ribbon-helix-helix domain-containing protein: protein MKVKSQDGFIRVTIPDELARKIDEFIKESGGLYTSRAEVVRAALRLFFEKVEKSELTPEEEEFIRKAKEGKIKPDFEIETNEIKF from the coding sequence GTGAAGGTCAAAAGTCAAGATGGATTTATTAGGGTTACAATCCCTGATGAACTCGCAAGAAAAATCGATGAGTTCATAAAAGAGAGTGGAGGGTTATACACTTCTCGTGCGGAGGTTGTTAGAGCAGCTTTAAGGCTATTTTTTGAAAAAGTTGAGAAGTCAGAACTAACCCCCGAAGAGGAGGAGTTCATCAGGAAAGCAAAGGAAGGCAAAATCAAGCCCGATTTTGAAATTGAAACCAACGAAATTAAATTTTAG
- a CDS encoding BrnT family toxin, with translation MVKINRLIWDEWNLNHIAKHGVSKKEVEIAVGDKRAVIWKHRGRYVMVASSHGRVLFIVLEKVRGEKNAYYVITARDATNSEKRIYRTRGK, from the coding sequence ATGGTTAAGATCAACCGTTTGATCTGGGATGAGTGGAATCTTAATCACATAGCCAAGCATGGAGTCAGCAAAAAAGAGGTAGAAATAGCTGTAGGGGATAAGAGGGCTGTAATTTGGAAACATAGAGGGAGATACGTTATGGTAGCTTCTTCTCATGGAAGGGTTCTTTTTATCGTTTTGGAGAAAGTTAGAGGGGAGAAGAACGCATACTATGTTATTACAGCGAGGGATGCAACGAACTCCGAGAAAAGGATATATAGAACGAGGGGGAAATGA
- a CDS encoding type IV secretory system conjugative DNA transfer family protein encodes MDYKFMKNAHMMVAAPTGGGKSYFVGWMAEKLYQAGRRFIILDTKTRNHIGLVALKKLKLLKIKPNTQYDYWKLINYDQVLCIPTERTKTKELINHYRAILDTVFAAKKPITVFVEEAHNYNPNPHVPDELLELIAREGRSSRINLVFITQRIQDFPKLLWSQCKLTYLFKFMIPQDVKYIARMIPNFEEINRELQKHDCLEYDHESNEVRIIRASEIIRRTRHYG; translated from the coding sequence ATGGATTACAAGTTTATGAAGAATGCTCACATGATGGTAGCTGCTCCAACGGGCGGTGGGAAAAGCTATTTCGTTGGCTGGATGGCTGAAAAGCTGTATCAAGCTGGAAGAAGGTTCATAATTCTGGATACAAAAACAAGAAATCACATCGGGCTGGTTGCTTTGAAAAAGCTCAAACTGCTCAAAATTAAGCCAAACACTCAATACGATTACTGGAAGCTAATCAATTACGATCAGGTTCTATGCATTCCAACAGAAAGAACGAAAACAAAGGAGCTAATTAACCACTACAGGGCGATTCTGGATACAGTCTTTGCAGCAAAAAAGCCAATTACGGTTTTTGTTGAAGAAGCTCACAACTACAACCCAAACCCTCACGTTCCCGATGAGCTGCTGGAGTTGATAGCAAGGGAAGGGAGGAGTTCAAGAATCAACTTGGTTTTCATAACTCAGAGAATTCAGGATTTCCCTAAGCTGTTGTGGAGTCAATGTAAGCTCACGTATCTGTTCAAGTTCATGATTCCCCAAGACGTGAAGTATATAGCAAGGATGATTCCAAACTTTGAGGAGATTAACAGAGAGTTGCAAAAGCACGATTGCCTTGAATACGATCACGAATCAAATGAGGTAAGGATTATCAGGGCTTCAGAAATCATAAGGAGGACGAGGCATTATGGTTAA
- a CDS encoding EVE domain-containing protein — protein sequence MVYWLCITTEENWKVIKERNVWGVPERHKNTIAKVKPGDKLLIYIKQEKVGDEIKPSRIVAVYEAASEVFRDSSRIFKAPRGMGSETFPLRIKLKPIEIFPTPVEFKPLIPKLKFIKNKQKWSGHLMGKAMREIPEDDYNLILGVAK from the coding sequence ATGGTTTACTGGCTCTGCATAACAACCGAGGAGAACTGGAAGGTGATCAAAGAGAGAAACGTGTGGGGCGTTCCAGAGAGACACAAGAACACAATTGCAAAGGTAAAGCCGGGAGATAAGCTTCTGATCTACATTAAACAGGAGAAAGTAGGTGATGAAATTAAACCCTCAAGGATAGTGGCTGTTTACGAAGCAGCATCAGAAGTGTTTAGGGATTCCTCAAGAATCTTCAAAGCGCCAAGAGGAATGGGTAGCGAGACCTTCCCTCTTCGGATAAAGCTCAAACCTATTGAAATCTTCCCTACACCAGTGGAATTCAAACCACTCATCCCAAAGCTGAAGTTTATCAAGAACAAGCAGAAGTGGAGCGGGCATCTGATGGGTAAGGCGATGAGGGAGATCCCAGAAGATGACTACAATCTAATTCTGGGCGTGGCAAAATGA
- a CDS encoding HEPN domain-containing protein — protein sequence MNFEECVRRGLLRRVTPSLGKTKQSMKRAEKWLFDAEKSLEHGLYDNCLISSYLAMFHSARAILFRDGWREKSHFCIARYLEEKYVKQGKLEREWVDLLDRLRETRHADQYDISYFATQEEAESVINIAHEFVERMEKLLEET from the coding sequence TTGAATTTTGAGGAGTGTGTGAGGAGAGGTTTACTGAGGAGAGTCACTCCTTCTTTGGGTAAAACGAAGCAAAGTATGAAAAGGGCAGAAAAATGGCTTTTTGATGCTGAGAAAAGCTTGGAACATGGGTTATACGATAACTGCTTGATCTCATCGTACTTGGCGATGTTTCATTCGGCAAGAGCCATACTGTTCCGAGATGGGTGGAGGGAAAAGAGCCATTTCTGCATTGCGAGATACCTTGAGGAGAAGTACGTCAAGCAGGGTAAGCTGGAGAGAGAATGGGTTGATTTACTCGACAGGCTGAGGGAGACAAGACATGCCGATCAGTACGATATATCTTACTTTGCAACACAGGAAGAGGCAGAGTCCGTCATAAATATCGCCCATGAATTTGTGGAGCGTATGGAGAAATTGCTGGAAGAAACATAG